In Chitinophagaceae bacterium, the genomic window TTCCTTTTGGTCCCCAAAATTGTGCTTCAGAACCTGCCCCATTTGCAAATCCGAGTGAACCGTTGCCTCCAAGAGAACTAACTGTCACAAGGTGGTTTGGATTGGCAGCATGATCTTTATCACAGGCAGTAAAAGTTACTGCCCACATCCATAATAATACTATCATCCAATTTGAATATTTTTTAGCTTCCATAATTATGTACGTATTTAATGGTGTTCCCGAATGCATTATTCAATTGATCTCCTTTCACAATAAAAATTCATATCCATCTTCATTTGTTAGAAGTTTTTATCATAATAACTACAAGGTTATGAATAGGTATTTTGCACAGTAAAAATGAAGTATTGATCAATGCGAGAATGCGGTCTTTTAATGATCAAAGCATGAAAGAGGAAAAATAAATATAACAAATAAAGGTGGAATTGATGATTCTAAAAAAGGGATAGCCGCCATATTCATAATAGCAGCTATCCTGAAAATTCAATTTGAACCGAAGAAATAATATTCAGCAGTGTATGGAATTTCTACCTGTTCACCTAAATGATCAGCGTCAGCGCCGGTGGTTGGTGCCAGTCCGCCCGCGGTGTTGATGCGTTGGATATAAGTAACTTCATTGAAATAGTTCGGATCGGAATTCGGCACTGCCTGAAGCAGCAACCAGGCAACAGCAGTTGCATCCTGAGTAATACCCTGCAATTTAACTCCAACTACAAACTCCCCATTCTTGCGTCCGGTGGTTACTTTCCATGTGGGGCCTATGTAATGAGTACCAACCTGGTGGGTGAGTCCTGCATCTGAAAACAACGTGGCGGAAGGTGCTAAGAAAACCCAGAGATAAACATTGGGATCAGTAGTGCTTTGCTGAACCTGGTAGATTTGAACACCTGTTGCATATGCATGCCAGATCACCCTGTTTCCGGCAGGTACGGCAATAATTTCAGGTACGTCAGGTCCTTGTTTTAAGTCTACAGAAGTGGTGCTGCTAAATTCACTCTCTGAAGGAATAACATTTTCTTTTTGACAACTTGTAAATACAAGTGTGAAAAAGGTCATCAGCATTAAAGCGCCGAAGAGTTTTGTTTGATTGATTCGTCTTTTCATTTTTGATTTATGTTTAACTATTTCGCCTACTCTGTTTAAGGATTTTCGGCTTTCTCCTTAATTGATTTAATTAGTTGTTGTTTTTTTTAAGACATTTTTGCGTGCGAAGAAATCTTCATTCGTCACTTTCGAAATAGTCGAAATTTTATTTAATGGTTAATGGTAATGTTCCAGGCAGTTTCAACAAATTACCAGGGAGCAGTTGAATTCTTTTAGAAGGAATCGCTTGCGGTTTTTGGCCTGACCCATCGCAGGTAGATAAAGAGTTGTCAGTGAATGCAATTATTTCGGTAACACCATCTATATCGAACAAATGATTATTGGCTTTCGTAGCAAAACCTTCCTCATTGTATTCATAATCTGCCGAAATTGGATTGTAACCACCGTCGTATCCCCAGGTCCAGTCCAATGCATTGTTCCTGCTGAACATTCTGAAATAATCTGCAGGAAATACACCAGAATTGTATAAAATATATTTTATCCATTTACTGCCGGTCATGAAATTGCGTTTATTGTCGTAGCTGAATGCTTCATTTTCAACATATCCGGGAAAAAAAACGGTACCACCATTTTGAGCTGTAATTGAAACCTTGGTTACATTCCCCTGCACGTCATATTCATAATTTTCAACACCATTGTATGCAGGAAATAGCAGGTTGTTCAGACTGAGCTTAGTCATTTCACCTTTCGCGTTGTATGAAAAACTGTCAATAGCAATTAACCCGTTATTAACAGGATAGGTGATACCGGGATAGTAATATTTCAGCACAGAAGGAAGCAAGCTTCTGCCACTGTAAAGAAAATCGAAGTGTACACCATCGGACCCGTAATTGGCGGTTCTCAATCTTCCCTTTGCATCGTATTTCATCGTTGCAGGAAATCCACCAAAACTCATTGAATCAGGATCACCATCTGCGTTATAATAAATGTCGAGGGAATAACCAAAGAGGTCATTGTCGGTATGTGTTACCAGGCAATGTGAGTTAGGATTAAGCTCCTTATCGGATCCGGTTGCAACAGCGGAAGTATTTAAAGTTTCAGGAGACAGATTTTGTTTTTGGCAACTGGTAAATGCCAGTGTGAAAAGTGCGATCAGCATTAATGAACTGATAGTTTTGGTTTTAGTGATTCGTTGATTCATCATTTTTTATTTTTTATTTAATTTGTTAGCCTACTCTGATGAGGATTTTCGGCTTCGTCCTTTAAAGAAATATTCTGAGATGTCTTTGACTTTGATTTTGAATGCTGAATAATGAGACACATTTTAAGGTCGCAATCAACTTCTTGTTTTTATTTATAAGAGTTGTCATTAACAGGTTTCATTTTTACCATATAGAAGTCTTCAAACCCGTTGTTTCGGATATAATTATCAGAAGTAAATCCTGCAGCGGCCATGATAAAGCTGCTATCCGGCATCTCGACAAATGCTTTTCCGGTTTCTTTCTTTCTGTCACCCAGTAGTGCCCAATCCATCAATCGGTTCTGGAAAAATTTCATCATCACAGACCGTTGAGAAGCGGTACCGCCTAAGAAGTAACCACCGTCAATTGTTTCCAGAACGGTATTGGCTACAAGATCCTGACCTTCATCAAACACAACAGTCTGCCATTCCATCACGCCTATGGCTGATATTTTAAGAAGCCAGCAATCAATATTTGATGACTGTTTAAAACTGTAAAGCATTCCATCATTTGAATCAGTGATGGCTCCTATAAGGCAACCCTGATCGATAGTAAGTGAACAGGCAGTGATCACATCATCATTGGAACCGCCAATGGTTTTTTTCCATAGCACATTTCCTTCAGCATTCGTGCTAATGATCAATCCATTGGTTTTACGGTAATATCCTGCGGCTGCGTTTCCTTTGCTCGAGATGGTATTGCCACAGAGCATGTATCCATTATTGGATTTCATGGCGCCAATCAATCTGTCATTAGCGTCTCCTCCGAGATGTCTTGACCACAATACTGTCTGATCTGCATTTATTTTTAAAAGCCAAAAATCAGCGACGCCTTTTTTATCATTTTCATGACAGGCAACAGTTCCTGCTGCAACCAGACTTCCATCTGCATTTTCAAAAACCGCGTTGAACTGATCGTTGCCCGGTGATCCGAAAAGTTTAGTCCATAGCAGCTTTCCATGTGAATCAACCTTTGCGATCAATCCATCTGAAAAGCCATGATTGGAAGAGAAATTTCCTTCACATGATTTCGTTTCACCTGCTATCACAAATCCACCATCCATTGTTTCGGTTATTCCGTAAGCGTAATCATCTGCACTTCCTCCTACCGTAACCTGCCATTGCAAGTGACCTTCTCCATCCATTTTCAGAATCCACGCATCGGCTCCTCCATAATTTTTAGTTACATCTCCTTCGGAAGAAAAAGTGAATCCTGTGGCAACCAATCCACCATCGTGCGATTGAATGATAGCGGCGGGCTCATCATAGTCTGACCCTCCGAGTGCTTGTTGCCATTGAACGTTTGCGTTCTGACTGAAACAAGGATTATCAATAAAAAGGAAACTTACAAACATGATTATTATCCTGTGCATGATAAAAGGTGTCAGTATTTTGCTTGAAAAAATGGACACCTCTGATAGTGTTGCTGCAGATAAAATGAGTTCCGGTAAAATGGTTGTCTGACTTTTCATGAGCTGTATATTTTGTTCATCAAAAGTAGGTTGAGTAGTATGCCTGTCGCAACTACACATTGGGGTAGGGGAGAATTGAGAATTAGGAATTAAGAATTAGGAATTGGGGAGCACTGAATATAAATAATAGCGATAAGTTGATAGGAGGATTATCAGCCATGAACCAGGATGTTACTGGGAATACAATCTAAACTCTAGACTTTAAACGCTATCAACCTATTCAACTCATAATTTTCCTGATAGCTTATTTACCGTCTCCACCAATTCTTTATGGATCTGAGCATATTTTTCAGAAAACTCTTTCATCCTCGATGGCAAGGAATCCTGTTCAATATTTTTTTCTGAAGCATCTTTGATAGCTCCTGCAAGCTGAGCAGTTGATTTGGCACCTATAAAATTAAGTTGCGATTTCAATGCATGTGAGATGTTTCCAACTCCATTCCAATCATTCGCTTCAACTGATTTTTCAAGTGCAGCAATTTGTGGTGGAGTGTCTTCTAAAAAAATATGCAGGTACTTCAAAATAACTTCAGGACTTCCTTTAGCAATGGAAGTCACAAATGATAAGTCAATAAGGCTATTAGCAGGAACAGGCATTTGAGCTCTTAATATCCAAATGCAAGTTAGAAATATTACAGTGTCAGTTCAGCGTAAGCTTTGCAATCTTACTCACCAACTCCTCCTGTTCAAAAGGTTTAGGCACGTAATCGTCCATACCAGCTTCATAACAATTAGTGATCTCTGCTTTTGTAACACTTGCCGTTAAGGCAATAATCTTGATTTTATTGAGTGGTGATGGAAGCGTTTCTCGAATGATGTGTACTGCCTCCAATCCATTCATCTCCGGCATGTGAACATCCATCAGCACAAGGTCGAAGTGCTGCGATTTCAATTTTTCTATTGCCTCTCTTCCATTTGCTGCCACTTCAACTGTGATGCCCGGCAACAAAACCTGCAAGGTGTCCACCAATACAATTTGATTAAAGTAATTGTCTTCAGCAAGAAGTATTCTTAAGTTACCAAGTTTCGATTTCTGCAGCTCATCAATCGTTTTTGTTTCCGATTGCAATCCTTCTATGGTACCAACCTGGTAGGGAATTAGGAAAGTAAATGAGCTGCCTTCGCCCTGTTTACTTTTTACCGCTATGCTTCCACCCTGCAAATCAATAAGGTATTTTGAAATGCCTAAACCCAATCCTGTACCACCATATTTGCGGAAGGTATCCCTGTCGGCCTGATTGAAACTCTCAAAAATCGTATCAATCCTTTCTTCAGGAATTCCAATGCCGGTATCTGAAACGGTAAAGACTAAATTGCAAATTGATTCGATATGGTCCTCTGTCTCCTGGTTATTGATCCCCAAAGTCTGGTTCTTCACATCAATCGTCACCGATCCCTTCTCCGTAAACTTAATTGCATTACCAGCCAGGTTGAGTAGAATCTGATTCAGCCGAACCGGATCACCTACAATTACAGATGGAACTTCCTCATTGGTTTCTATATTCAGTTTCAAACTTTTCTCTTCTGCTTTAAATCGCAACGTACTATAAACCTGATTGAGCACATCCTGTAATTTGAAGTTGATCTTCTCAAACTCCATTTTACCTGCTTCAATCTTTGAAAGGTCAAGAATATCATTGATGATTACCAGCAGGTTATGCGATGACTTCTTGATAGCATCCATGTAAGTGTGCTGCTGCTCATCTAATTTTGAATTCAACACCAGGTTCGTCATGCCAACGATGGCATTCATGGGAGTTCGAATCTCATGACTCATGTTTGCAAGAAATTGTTCCTTGAATTTTTCACTCTTCTCGGCACGTAGTTGAGATGTTTCTGCGCGTCCCTTCTCTGCTTCGATCTGCGTGTTTTTCTCTTCGAGGAGGTGATTGGCTTTTATTTTTATCATGTATCGGTTGAATAAGAGTGCTGTAAGCAAGAGGATTAAAATCAAACCGCCGATGAATACATTTCTGATAAATTTTTGTTGCGTTACCTTTTGCTCCTGAATATTTTTGTCTTTGTTGAGCAATGCGATCTGATTGTCTTTTTTCTCACCTGCATATTGTGCCTGCATTTGAGCAATTTGTTTGTTGTTCTCAATATTGAGCAAAGTGTCTTTTATATCAGAATATAACTGGTGATATTCGTAAGCACTTTTATAGTCATGCATGTCTGCGGACGCTTCCGCAAGAAATAGATAAGCCCCCTTCACAGCATCGTTATTTTCATCTTCCTTTGCAAGTGACAAGCCTTTCTTCAAGAATGGAAGAGCTTTATTAAATAGCTTTTGCTTGGTATATACATCACCAATATTAATGGTGGAAATGGCAGCACCGCGTTTTTCACCAATTTCTTCCTGAATTTTCAAAGCCGAAAAATAATTTTTCAAAGCCTGATCATAATCACCCTGTTTTGAATGAATATCACCAATATTGTCATTGGCGGTAGCCATGTTTTGTTTATTTCCTATTTCTTCACTAATTTTTAAAGAAGAAAATTGATATTTAAGGGCCTCAGTATAATTTCGCATTCTTAAATAAGCATTTCCCACATTTCCATAAGAAGTAGCGATCTTTTTTTTGTCTCCTGTTTCTTCATTAATTTTTAATGCAGCTGAATAATTTTTAAGTGCCTCAGAGTAATTGTCTTGTCTCAAATATACATTACCGATATTATTATATGGGCCGGCCATACCTTGCTTGTCTGCGACTTCTTCACTGATTTTTAAAGCAAGAAAATAATTTTTTAAAGCTTCTGGATAGTTACCCTGATCTTCGTAAATCAGTCCTATATTATTGTATGCGTTGGCGCTCCCTTGCTTGTTACCTATTTCGTTCTGGATTTTTAACGCAGCCCAATAATTTTTTAATGCTTCAGCACTATTACCTTGATAAACACAGATAATTCCGATGTTGTTGTAAGCATTCGCAATACCTTTATTATAGCCCCCTTCTTCACTTGCTTTCAATGACAAGGAAAAACTTTTCAGAGATTCGGGATAATTACTCTGATTTCTGTATATGAATCCCATATTACTATAAGCGTTTGCTATGCCTTTAACCCATCCTTGTTGTTTTCCAAGTCGAAGTGAACCCGCAAGGGACAATGCTTTATCACTATAATTTTTCCCTTCGTCGTAGTTTCCTGCTCTCCAGAACTGCTTGCTTAATGCATTCAGTATATTGACTTTGTTAGTGTCATCCTGTGCTTCCGTTAAAACCTTTAGCAGCGAATCAGTTGTGTGCTGATCCTGTGCAAATAATTTTCCTGAGGAAAATGGAGATACCAAAGTGGAGAAAACCAGAAGGAAAATTCTCATTCTCAATAATGAGATTATAAGAGCTTTTTGCATGGATAATAATTTTATGGTGAATAAAAATGCAACTAAAGCAGCTTAAGATACCCTACACAAACGGGTAGATATTCAGGTTTAGACTATTAATCCTAAATATAAGAAATAGTTTTACAGCAAAGAGATTATTATGTTGCTCCGTGTCACCATTTTCGAAGACATTCGCCTCATTCGCGAATACCTGCAGCAGATTGTTGATGAAGCCGATGGAATGGTTTGTACAGGTGCTTATGACGATTGCACTGATCTGATCAATCGCATAGAAGCCACAAAGCCGCATGTAGTGCTGATGGATATTGAGATGCCCGGGATAAAAGGTATTGAGGCAGTGCAGATCATCAAGAAACGTTTTCCGGATGTCGAGGTGTTAATGCAGACGGAAATGGAAGATGACGATAAGATATTTGCTTCTATCTGTGCAGGCGCTTCAGGATATTTATTAAAGAATACAACACCGGAAAAAATTATTGAAGCGATTTTCGAAGTACATAAGGGCGGTGTTCCGCTCTCACCTTCTGTAGCGCGCAAAGTATTGCAATACATGAACCATCAGCCAGCGCCGGATTTACAAAATGATTTCCATCTCTCTCCACGCGAATTGGAAGTGGTGGACGGATTGGTGAAAGGCCTGAGCTATAAATTGATTGCTGATGTGTGCTCCATCAGCATCGACACTGTGAAGTTTCACAGTAAAAACATTTACCGAAAATTGCATGTGAACTCTAAATCTGAAGTGGTGATTAAAGCGTTGAAGAATAAAATAGTTTGAGACACTGTACGTATTCATTATAGGTTGAATGGATGAAAGCCATTGGCCTTGTATATTTAAATCAGATATTCAGGGTATAACGAAGTGGCTTCACATTCGATGTTTTAATTCGAAAACAGGAATCACTGTAAATCCATTTTCCCAATTTCCTGTTGCGCAGATAAAAACTCTTCCCACACTTCCTTAACAATTTCCCCAGCGGGTTTTATAGAACGGATATTTGCACTCACTTCACCAATCTCCAACTCGCCTTCTTCCAACTCACCTTCAAACATGCCACGCTTTGCCCGTGCACGACCAAGAATGATTTTTATTTCTTCCGCGTGAGCGCCTCGATCTTCCGCCGCTTGTATCTGTTCATAAAATTTATTTTTGATCAAACGCACCGGCACTATCTTCTTCATCGCGACAATAGTACTGCCTTCTTCAGCAGTAATGATTTTTTGTTTGAAGTTTTCATGTGCACTGGATTCTGTAGTCGCCGCGAAACGTGTTCCAAGCTGCACACCATCTGCTCCCAGTGCAAAAGCTGCCATCATCGATCTGCCTGAGGCAATACCGCCTGCTGCAATCAGTGGAATATTTATAGCTTGTTTTACCAATGGAATCAAAACCATGGTCGTCGTTTCTTCGCGGCCATTGTGTCCACCGGCTTCAAAACCTTCAGCAACTACTGCATCGCATCCGGCATCTTCTGATTTCTTTGCAAACCTGGAACTGGATACCACATGAACCACCTGGATGTTATGCTGTTTTAAAATGGGCGTCCATGTTTTAGGATTACCTGCTGAAGTGAAAACGATTTTTACACCTTCTTCCATTATGGTTTTCATGTGTACGTCAATGTCCGGATATAACAGCGGTACATTTACTGCAAATGGTTTATCGGTTGCTGCTTTGCATTTACGAATGTGTTGCCTTAGAATTTCCGGATACATGGAACCTGCTCCGATAATTCCTAATCCGCCTGCATTGCTGACTGCAGAAGCCAACTCCCAACCGGAACACCAGATCATTCCCGCCTGG contains:
- a CDS encoding response regulator transcription factor, which codes for MLLRVTIFEDIRLIREYLQQIVDEADGMVCTGAYDDCTDLINRIEATKPHVVLMDIEMPGIKGIEAVQIIKKRFPDVEVLMQTEMEDDDKIFASICAGASGYLLKNTTPEKIIEAIFEVHKGGVPLSPSVARKVLQYMNHQPAPDLQNDFHLSPRELEVVDGLVKGLSYKLIADVCSISIDTVKFHSKNIYRKLHVNSKSEVVIKALKNKIV
- a CDS encoding nitronate monooxygenase codes for the protein MKNRITQLFGIKYPIIQAGMIWCSGWELASAVSNAGGLGIIGAGSMYPEILRQHIRKCKAATDKPFAVNVPLLYPDIDVHMKTIMEEGVKIVFTSAGNPKTWTPILKQHNIQVVHVVSSSRFAKKSEDAGCDAVVAEGFEAGGHNGREETTTMVLIPLVKQAINIPLIAAGGIASGRSMMAAFALGADGVQLGTRFAATTESSAHENFKQKIITAEEGSTIVAMKKIVPVRLIKNKFYEQIQAAEDRGAHAEEIKIILGRARAKRGMFEGELEEGELEIGEVSANIRSIKPAGEIVKEVWEEFLSAQQEIGKMDLQ
- a CDS encoding DUF3455 domain-containing protein; its protein translation is MKRRINQTKLFGALMLMTFFTLVFTSCQKENVIPSESEFSSTTSVDLKQGPDVPEIIAVPAGNRVIWHAYATGVQIYQVQQSTTDPNVYLWVFLAPSATLFSDAGLTHQVGTHYIGPTWKVTTGRKNGEFVVGVKLQGITQDATAVAWLLLQAVPNSDPNYFNEVTYIQRINTAGGLAPTTGADADHLGEQVEIPYTAEYYFFGSN
- a CDS encoding tetratricopeptide repeat protein is translated as MQKALIISLLRMRIFLLVFSTLVSPFSSGKLFAQDQHTTDSLLKVLTEAQDDTNKVNILNALSKQFWRAGNYDEGKNYSDKALSLAGSLRLGKQQGWVKGIANAYSNMGFIYRNQSNYPESLKSFSLSLKASEEGGYNKGIANAYNNIGIICVYQGNSAEALKNYWAALKIQNEIGNKQGSANAYNNIGLIYEDQGNYPEALKNYFLALKISEEVADKQGMAGPYNNIGNVYLRQDNYSEALKNYSAALKINEETGDKKKIATSYGNVGNAYLRMRNYTEALKYQFSSLKISEEIGNKQNMATANDNIGDIHSKQGDYDQALKNYFSALKIQEEIGEKRGAAISTINIGDVYTKQKLFNKALPFLKKGLSLAKEDENNDAVKGAYLFLAEASADMHDYKSAYEYHQLYSDIKDTLLNIENNKQIAQMQAQYAGEKKDNQIALLNKDKNIQEQKVTQQKFIRNVFIGGLILILLLTALLFNRYMIKIKANHLLEEKNTQIEAEKGRAETSQLRAEKSEKFKEQFLANMSHEIRTPMNAIVGMTNLVLNSKLDEQQHTYMDAIKKSSHNLLVIINDILDLSKIEAGKMEFEKINFKLQDVLNQVYSTLRFKAEEKSLKLNIETNEEVPSVIVGDPVRLNQILLNLAGNAIKFTEKGSVTIDVKNQTLGINNQETEDHIESICNLVFTVSDTGIGIPEERIDTIFESFNQADRDTFRKYGGTGLGLGISKYLIDLQGGSIAVKSKQGEGSSFTFLIPYQVGTIEGLQSETKTIDELQKSKLGNLRILLAEDNYFNQIVLVDTLQVLLPGITVEVAANGREAIEKLKSQHFDLVLMDVHMPEMNGLEAVHIIRETLPSPLNKIKIIALTASVTKAEITNCYEAGMDDYVPKPFEQEELVSKIAKLTLN
- a CDS encoding Hpt domain-containing protein, producing MPVPANSLIDLSFVTSIAKGSPEVILKYLHIFLEDTPPQIAALEKSVEANDWNGVGNISHALKSQLNFIGAKSTAQLAGAIKDASEKNIEQDSLPSRMKEFSEKYAQIHKELVETVNKLSGKL